The following are encoded together in the Xanthobacter autotrophicus Py2 genome:
- a CDS encoding efflux transporter, RND family, MFP subunit (TIGRFAM: efflux transporter, RND family, MFP subunit~PFAM: secretion protein HlyD family protein~KEGG: rle:RL3602 putative efflux RND transporter protein): protein MKPQPLPPALVETDYSAGWRRLTIALAVAVVAGLLLGYWYVVPRTAAWHQVQPRPMSLEINGPGLLDAINRVVVTSRIQGFLKSIEVDKNDVVKKGEVLARLESVDLQNQLAAAQAQASAAALGITGSESERARAKAGFDRAKIEFERRTTLARTNVISPAELTTAESNFLQAQAEMARADAAIERSKAELLAQEANVKVLEARLADATITSPLDGVVISRERNPGDLLLPGANLMQVVELSTIIISARFDESARSSIRPGQAARIRFASDPTRVWTGQVLRLSRQVDQETREFTIDITLDALPESWAIGQRANVAVEAQSPAMAIGVPETFVTRRDGRAGVWLARSGRATWTPVALGYTSGTNIEVSRGLKAGDVVLSPVGRYSFEPVDLGEEVP, encoded by the coding sequence GTGAAGCCGCAGCCCCTTCCCCCCGCCCTGGTCGAGACGGACTATTCCGCCGGCTGGCGCCGCCTCACCATCGCGCTCGCCGTCGCCGTGGTGGCGGGACTGCTGCTCGGCTACTGGTATGTGGTGCCGCGCACCGCCGCCTGGCACCAGGTGCAGCCCCGCCCCATGAGCCTTGAAATCAACGGGCCGGGCCTGCTCGACGCCATCAACCGCGTGGTGGTGACGAGCCGCATCCAGGGCTTCCTCAAGTCCATCGAGGTGGACAAGAACGATGTGGTGAAGAAGGGCGAGGTGCTGGCGCGGCTGGAATCGGTGGACCTCCAGAACCAGCTCGCCGCCGCCCAGGCGCAGGCCAGCGCCGCCGCCCTCGGCATCACCGGGAGCGAGAGTGAACGCGCCCGCGCCAAGGCCGGCTTTGACCGGGCCAAGATCGAGTTCGAACGGCGCACCACCCTCGCCCGCACCAATGTCATCTCCCCCGCCGAGCTGACCACCGCCGAATCCAACTTCCTGCAGGCCCAGGCGGAGATGGCCCGCGCCGACGCCGCCATAGAGCGCTCGAAGGCGGAGCTGCTCGCCCAGGAGGCGAACGTGAAGGTGCTGGAGGCCCGCCTTGCCGATGCCACCATCACCTCACCGCTCGACGGCGTGGTGATCTCGCGCGAGCGTAATCCCGGCGACCTGCTGTTGCCCGGCGCCAACCTGATGCAGGTGGTGGAGCTATCCACCATCATCATATCCGCGCGCTTCGACGAATCCGCCCGCTCCTCCATCAGGCCGGGGCAGGCGGCGCGCATCCGCTTCGCCTCCGATCCCACGCGGGTGTGGACCGGGCAGGTGCTGCGCCTGTCGCGGCAGGTGGACCAGGAGACCCGCGAGTTCACCATCGACATCACCCTTGATGCCCTCCCCGAAAGCTGGGCCATCGGGCAGCGCGCCAATGTGGCGGTGGAAGCGCAATCCCCGGCGATGGCCATCGGCGTGCCGGAAACCTTCGTGACCCGCCGCGACGGGCGCGCCGGCGTCTGGCTGGCGCGGTCGGGCCGGGCCACCTGGACCCCGGTGGCGCTCGGCTATACCAGCGGCACCAACATCGAGGTCTCGCGCGGCCTGAAGGCCGGCGACGTGGTGCTGTCGCCGGTCGGCCGCTACTCTTTCGAGCCGGTCGACCTCGGGGAAGAGGTGCCCTGA
- a CDS encoding Beta-ketoacyl synthase (PFAM: condensation domain protein; short-chain dehydrogenase/reductase SDR; phosphopantetheine-binding; Alcohol dehydrogenase zinc-binding domain protein; Alcohol dehydrogenase GroES domain protein; KR domain protein; Beta-ketoacyl synthase ; Acyl transferase~KEGG: nfa:nfa30250 putative polyketide synthase), which translates to MDSLDLLDGQARVVGNGLGQEPEAVAVIGIGCRFPGGITSAEGYWSFLLGKRCGIREIPADRWNVRNYYDPDPESAGRSYSKWGGFLSGDVFNFDPAFFDMAPREVMSMDPQQRLLLQVAYESIEDSGVPLRTLQRQRAGVFVGISTSDFSYSQRYRRVATDIFAGTGSAYSIAANRISHRLDLKGPSIALDTACSSALVAVDQAMRHLAMGTCDVALAGGVNLMLDPGPFVAFASANMLSATGRIYTFDARADGFVRGEGCGIVVLKPLARAVADGDRIYAVIRGSAVNQDGRTPTLTAPSDVAQTAMLESLVGHANIDPEDVGYVEAHGTGTPVGDPIEASAIGRVFGAGRVDRPVLVGSFKPNLGHLESASGVAGLIKIVLSTHHGIVPPNLNFETPNPTIPFDALGLSVPVEPTPYSSEHDVRLAVVNSFGFGGTNASVAVESFHGGKRPRTDLRADLRARPAPAEGPVFIPLSANGKAALGLWAEELADAVDEGGALADVPYETLANALKTSRDHLTERAAILADPQAQDLPLKLRTLALGADAPANEAIAPYIITGRAKPRRLAFTFSGQGGQWWAMARKLLTEDKTYRAFVETFDEVLKPYTGWSVIEEITRDEATTRINDADVTQAAIFSNQVGLYRMWRERGLTPELLVGHSFGEVAATHIAGCIDLDTCAKIIYHRGLIPHGSTRRGAMATLGVTYDQLAPLLPNDGSVVVAAFNGPTAQTISGMEAPVVALLEEVKRLYPDVTARRLTMDFGWHSPHLDDCEAKFREGLGEISWKPPSFPIVSTVTGMLETCFDSEYWWQNLRQAVSYKKAIDFCLDLGIDAFLELGPHRTVTPLIHGIAQERNASVVAVSSLERQGDDRLVMARSLASLYVNGVSFDWSESDTGAEEHLPLPRRPWVNERLVQLPLEARQFLFDGDRHPLLGWREIGPDPAWTNEITLKSAKYLADHRPGGDCLFPTVGYVEMMAGALRALFGEAPVELRDFRIYEALSIGGDDVVLLRTTYDPTTSRLRISSMKRDTEEDWRLRVEAYGWQHAFAVPPASFDPAILETRPAIEREDFYRLTARHGLDYGPTFQAVDALWLAGPRHAVARISSADAAKRDGFIAFPGLFDSVLQSGLVLEDVDLGLWIPGEPLPDEESVAGKYKLMLPVGIRKVMVAGPLPPEVICEFFTDPVDDTGIYRVYGLDGTPLLAVENLKVKTLGALKTNANDGGTVVIEETFETVAPKADTPVRLGRWLVLSGDPATTEPLASALVASGAAVETLAPDLFTAMKAEDATRLIEQRLAAPEGLTGIVYAATAGAELGPEAELSTARLVDAVEAASFGLVTVGQVLDRLRTAPSRPALVVIGRASRLIPGDGPMTTEGLADSALLGLSRTLANECPEFAIRHVDADAAAFSEGMALAQAVLEESDEAEIILRGTERTVPRLRQGPLNGLAPRRRTIAKGSDPANFTVTMTSPGLIDNVVVRECPYPTPKAGEVVVEVAAVGLNFRDIMAATGILPDEAEGEGAWWRNLGLEFAGTVRSTGEGITGFKVGDRVMGMGKGFLRRFAAADARFLMHVPDDVALEDAATLPAAFMTAHYSLVDIGRLEPDEKVLVHLATGGVGLAAIQVARDIGAEILASAGSDTKRNFLRQLGIEHVMNSRSLEFSEAVRAATGGRGVDVVLNALSGAGIDKGLECLAPFGRFVEIGKRDLAQDKPIGLKSLYYNNSYSVIDLSTIADERPARLSSLLRAVEAKVAQGLYRPLVATRFPVSRAAEAMRLFSKAQHLGKVVLTFDEPAIEVEVDLNQPMRFSGEASYLVTGGLRGFGVAVADFLSRQGAGRLLLCGRNGTPDADSEPVLAAIAARGTEVVPIALDVTDAEAVDALVAAHAKSDKPLKGIVHGAAVIQDGFVSQLDEGQISRVIRPKAGGAWSLHRAVTRHGADLDFFVSFSSLAQVIGSPGQANYTAANSVLNGMGSFRKSRGLAGSAAAWGSIAGSGFVARSEALGNYLESIGMKPVPDTEAAASLGTLLRAEDENLGFARADWAAISRALARTAGTARVKPLLAQRTGGRSRIQAELLAAPREAWDGLLADLIRGEVAKVLKVSPNDIPSDRRLSELGLDSLSSFELKNRIEAHVDVNIPVAKFLQTPTVTGLSGVVAATFEATQKARAATAAALADGSSGAGGTGAGAVFRPLVRQEAVIALSGRPMTSPVTRAALEVAASRAVDPALDFETLAQALAALSLAEDALKLTGTATGEIVAGEAPDLEWITDASGLAPVTQPGPLWRFGLSKAADGTLTLHARAHRAAADALSPHLALAALVAAAEATPAPGTPFAAFAATERPADGSMALAGHMAFWKEMLRTPPKALPSLGRTLASAPAGFGLNRGAVGHFDATLSVPGFDALAAPDQEAFLVAALGRALAAGFGIERALVECHDPVRREVPASLIGPVGTGVPLLLDRLDAPADWLIRRARQRLAAARSHRALDTAAVEALLADRLNTAGAALRQVGFAFIDADGAARAKALGIIEPLVVLTDPFNELRLDVVAEGAGLRLRLALDTAAFPAETGRALLDGIATAVSELTGTPAAVIEAAWHAPEAKARPIVVPAAPPAAVPTPPPAPVQSNGEREVPVSLKQGMLLRALMKSETNHAYRVSWTIGRAFRISPRADIDRMRRALMLVEERQEALRTRFVVGDDGVPRAFILPPGEPSMAVEDMPGADAAEVDARIAALLEDEFDPFTNPPYRITVLRGAADGDVVMAHGYHTVFDGWSLGVFVEELFQAFLGIPLPPAEMGVEQYVREFERALDPAFMAERDAYLRNLYGDSPPQLPNFGRKAKGLPSNLDLTHGGPGAEMFAFLSPAGQDRVQTRARAAGVTETALLIAAYTQTLAAQGGVDDVIAGVAAAMRTDRRLTSLISWVAGTTLLRAPTRAMPKLETLAAHLSEQLNQTLPYVPFEYACADGPLHDELVAKGSYFSLYYTGMQTPDRFARGATTSALQRQGKAEELDLGLIKVAPLSAKLSRYAINEIDLRSFQSADGLAYRIGFDLTALTRSEGRGFLEEVIDRMGVGPDGVASIVDTDAEEETA; encoded by the coding sequence ATGGATAGCTTAGATCTTCTCGATGGTCAGGCGCGGGTGGTCGGAAACGGCCTTGGTCAAGAACCCGAAGCTGTTGCGGTCATCGGAATCGGCTGTCGTTTCCCAGGTGGCATCACGAGCGCGGAAGGTTACTGGTCCTTCCTGCTGGGCAAACGATGCGGTATTCGCGAAATACCGGCGGATCGCTGGAACGTCCGCAACTATTATGATCCCGACCCCGAGAGCGCCGGGCGCTCCTATTCCAAGTGGGGCGGCTTCCTCTCCGGCGATGTCTTCAACTTCGATCCCGCCTTCTTCGACATGGCCCCGCGCGAGGTCATGTCCATGGATCCTCAGCAGCGCCTGCTGCTGCAGGTGGCCTATGAATCCATCGAGGATTCGGGCGTGCCGCTGCGCACCCTGCAGCGCCAGCGCGCCGGTGTCTTCGTCGGCATCTCCACCTCGGACTTCAGCTACAGCCAGCGCTACCGGCGCGTCGCCACCGACATCTTTGCCGGCACAGGTTCGGCCTATTCCATCGCGGCCAACCGCATCTCCCACCGGCTCGACCTGAAGGGGCCGAGCATCGCGCTCGACACCGCCTGTTCCTCGGCGCTGGTGGCGGTGGACCAGGCCATGCGCCACCTCGCCATGGGCACCTGCGACGTGGCGCTCGCCGGCGGCGTCAACCTGATGCTGGACCCCGGCCCGTTCGTGGCCTTCGCCAGCGCCAACATGCTGTCGGCCACCGGCAGGATCTACACGTTCGACGCCCGCGCCGACGGCTTCGTCCGTGGCGAGGGCTGCGGCATCGTGGTGCTGAAGCCGCTGGCCCGCGCCGTCGCCGACGGCGACCGCATCTATGCGGTGATCCGCGGCTCGGCGGTGAACCAGGACGGCCGCACCCCCACCCTCACCGCCCCCAGCGACGTGGCCCAGACCGCAATGCTGGAAAGCCTGGTGGGCCATGCCAACATCGACCCGGAGGACGTGGGCTACGTGGAGGCCCACGGCACCGGCACCCCGGTGGGCGACCCCATCGAGGCGAGCGCCATCGGTCGCGTGTTCGGCGCCGGCCGGGTGGATCGTCCGGTGCTGGTGGGCTCGTTCAAGCCCAATCTCGGCCATCTGGAATCCGCCTCCGGCGTCGCCGGGCTGATCAAGATCGTGCTGTCCACCCATCACGGCATCGTGCCGCCCAACCTCAATTTCGAGACCCCCAACCCGACCATCCCGTTCGACGCGCTGGGCCTGTCGGTCCCGGTGGAGCCCACCCCCTATTCGAGCGAGCACGACGTGCGGCTCGCGGTGGTGAATTCCTTCGGCTTCGGTGGCACCAATGCCTCGGTGGCGGTGGAAAGCTTCCACGGCGGCAAGCGGCCCCGCACCGATCTTCGTGCCGACCTGCGCGCCCGGCCGGCGCCCGCCGAAGGCCCGGTGTTCATTCCGCTCTCGGCCAACGGCAAGGCCGCCCTTGGCCTGTGGGCGGAAGAACTCGCCGACGCGGTGGATGAAGGCGGCGCCCTCGCCGACGTTCCCTACGAGACCCTGGCGAACGCCCTCAAGACCAGCCGCGACCACCTGACCGAGCGGGCGGCGATCCTCGCCGATCCGCAGGCGCAGGATCTGCCGCTGAAGCTGCGCACCCTCGCGCTGGGCGCCGACGCGCCGGCCAACGAGGCCATCGCGCCCTATATCATCACCGGCCGCGCCAAGCCCCGGCGGCTCGCCTTCACCTTCTCGGGCCAGGGCGGCCAGTGGTGGGCCATGGCCCGCAAGCTGCTCACCGAGGACAAGACCTACCGCGCCTTCGTCGAGACCTTCGACGAGGTGCTGAAGCCTTATACCGGCTGGTCCGTGATCGAGGAGATCACCCGCGACGAGGCCACCACCCGCATCAACGACGCGGACGTGACCCAAGCCGCCATCTTCTCCAACCAGGTGGGCCTCTACCGCATGTGGCGGGAGCGCGGGCTCACGCCGGAACTGCTGGTGGGCCACAGCTTCGGCGAGGTGGCAGCAACCCACATCGCCGGCTGCATCGATCTCGATACCTGCGCCAAGATCATCTATCACCGCGGCCTCATCCCCCACGGCAGCACCCGGCGCGGCGCCATGGCGACGCTGGGCGTCACCTACGACCAGCTCGCCCCGCTGCTGCCCAACGACGGGAGCGTGGTGGTCGCCGCCTTCAACGGCCCCACCGCCCAGACCATCTCCGGCATGGAAGCGCCCGTGGTGGCGCTGCTGGAGGAGGTGAAGCGGCTTTATCCGGATGTCACCGCCCGCCGCCTCACCATGGATTTCGGCTGGCACTCGCCCCACCTCGACGATTGCGAGGCGAAGTTCCGCGAAGGCCTCGGCGAGATTTCCTGGAAGCCGCCGTCCTTCCCCATCGTCTCCACCGTCACCGGCATGCTGGAGACCTGCTTCGACAGCGAATACTGGTGGCAGAACCTGCGCCAGGCCGTGAGCTACAAGAAGGCCATCGACTTCTGCCTGGACCTGGGCATCGACGCGTTCCTGGAACTGGGTCCGCACCGCACCGTCACGCCGCTGATCCACGGCATCGCCCAGGAGCGCAACGCCTCCGTGGTGGCCGTGTCCTCGCTGGAGCGGCAGGGCGACGACCGCCTCGTGATGGCCCGCTCGCTGGCCAGCCTCTATGTGAACGGCGTGTCCTTCGACTGGAGCGAGAGCGACACCGGTGCGGAAGAGCACCTGCCCCTGCCGCGTCGGCCCTGGGTCAACGAGCGGCTGGTGCAACTGCCGCTGGAAGCGCGCCAATTCCTGTTCGACGGCGACCGCCACCCGCTGCTCGGCTGGCGCGAGATCGGGCCGGACCCGGCCTGGACCAACGAGATCACCCTCAAGAGCGCCAAATATCTCGCCGACCACCGCCCCGGCGGGGACTGCCTGTTCCCCACCGTCGGCTATGTGGAGATGATGGCGGGCGCCCTGCGCGCGCTGTTCGGCGAGGCCCCGGTGGAGCTGCGCGACTTCCGCATCTACGAGGCCCTGTCCATCGGCGGCGACGACGTGGTGCTGCTACGCACCACTTATGATCCCACCACCAGCCGGCTGCGCATCTCTTCCATGAAGCGCGACACCGAGGAGGACTGGCGGCTGCGCGTGGAGGCCTATGGCTGGCAGCATGCCTTCGCCGTGCCCCCCGCCAGCTTCGACCCGGCCATCCTTGAGACCCGGCCGGCCATCGAGCGCGAGGACTTCTACCGCCTCACTGCCCGCCACGGCCTCGACTACGGCCCGACCTTCCAGGCGGTGGACGCCCTGTGGCTCGCCGGGCCGCGCCATGCGGTGGCGCGCATCTCCAGCGCCGATGCGGCCAAGCGCGACGGCTTCATCGCCTTCCCCGGCCTGTTCGACAGCGTGCTCCAGTCCGGCCTCGTGCTGGAGGACGTGGACCTCGGCCTGTGGATCCCCGGCGAACCGCTGCCCGACGAGGAGAGCGTCGCCGGCAAGTACAAGCTGATGCTGCCGGTGGGCATCCGCAAGGTCATGGTGGCCGGCCCCCTGCCGCCGGAAGTCATCTGCGAATTCTTCACCGATCCCGTCGACGACACCGGGATCTACCGCGTCTATGGGCTGGACGGCACGCCGCTGCTGGCGGTGGAGAACCTCAAGGTCAAAACCCTCGGCGCCCTGAAGACGAACGCCAATGACGGCGGCACCGTGGTGATCGAGGAGACCTTCGAGACCGTGGCGCCCAAGGCCGACACCCCGGTGCGGCTCGGCCGCTGGCTGGTGCTGTCGGGTGATCCGGCCACCACCGAGCCGCTGGCCTCCGCCCTCGTGGCATCGGGCGCGGCGGTGGAAACCCTGGCGCCGGACCTCTTCACCGCCATGAAGGCGGAGGACGCCACCCGCCTGATCGAACAGCGGCTCGCCGCGCCCGAGGGTCTCACCGGCATCGTCTATGCGGCGACGGCGGGGGCCGAGCTGGGGCCGGAGGCGGAATTGTCCACCGCGCGTCTGGTCGATGCGGTGGAAGCGGCCTCCTTCGGCCTCGTCACGGTGGGCCAGGTGCTGGACCGCCTGCGCACAGCCCCGAGCCGGCCGGCCCTGGTGGTGATCGGCCGCGCCAGCCGCCTGATCCCCGGCGACGGACCCATGACGACGGAAGGCCTCGCCGATTCCGCACTGCTCGGCCTGTCGCGGACCCTCGCCAACGAATGCCCGGAATTCGCCATCCGCCATGTGGACGCGGACGCCGCCGCCTTCAGCGAGGGCATGGCTCTCGCCCAGGCGGTGCTGGAGGAGAGCGACGAGGCGGAAATCATCCTGCGCGGCACCGAACGCACCGTGCCGCGCCTGCGGCAGGGCCCGCTCAACGGCCTCGCGCCGCGCCGGCGCACCATCGCCAAGGGCTCCGACCCCGCCAATTTCACCGTGACGATGACCAGCCCCGGCCTCATCGACAATGTGGTGGTGCGCGAGTGCCCCTACCCCACGCCCAAGGCGGGCGAGGTGGTGGTGGAAGTGGCCGCCGTGGGCCTCAACTTCCGCGACATCATGGCCGCCACGGGCATCCTGCCCGACGAGGCGGAGGGCGAGGGCGCCTGGTGGCGCAATCTCGGCCTGGAATTCGCCGGCACGGTGCGCTCCACCGGCGAAGGCATCACCGGCTTCAAGGTCGGCGACCGGGTGATGGGCATGGGCAAGGGCTTCCTGCGCCGGTTCGCCGCCGCCGACGCCCGCTTCCTCATGCATGTGCCCGATGACGTGGCTCTGGAAGACGCGGCCACCCTGCCCGCCGCCTTCATGACCGCCCATTATTCGCTGGTGGACATCGGCCGCCTCGAACCCGACGAGAAGGTGCTGGTGCATCTGGCCACCGGCGGCGTGGGCCTTGCCGCCATCCAGGTGGCGCGGGACATCGGCGCCGAGATCCTGGCCTCCGCCGGCTCCGACACCAAGCGCAACTTCCTGCGCCAGCTCGGCATCGAGCACGTGATGAACTCGCGCAGCCTCGAATTCTCCGAGGCCGTGCGGGCCGCCACCGGCGGGCGCGGCGTTGACGTGGTGCTGAACGCCCTGTCGGGCGCCGGCATCGACAAGGGGCTGGAGTGCCTTGCGCCCTTCGGCCGCTTCGTGGAGATCGGCAAGCGCGACCTCGCCCAGGACAAGCCCATCGGGCTCAAGTCCCTCTATTACAACAACTCCTATTCGGTCATCGACCTCTCCACCATCGCCGACGAGCGCCCCGCGCGCCTGTCGTCCCTGCTGCGGGCGGTGGAGGCCAAGGTGGCGCAGGGCCTCTACCGGCCGCTGGTGGCCACCCGCTTCCCGGTATCGCGGGCGGCGGAGGCCATGCGCCTGTTCTCCAAGGCGCAGCATCTGGGCAAGGTGGTGCTCACCTTCGACGAGCCCGCCATCGAGGTGGAAGTCGACCTCAACCAGCCCATGCGCTTCTCGGGCGAGGCGAGCTATCTCGTCACCGGCGGCCTGCGCGGCTTCGGCGTGGCGGTGGCGGACTTCCTCAGCCGGCAGGGCGCCGGGCGGCTGCTGCTGTGCGGCCGCAACGGCACCCCCGACGCGGACTCCGAGCCGGTCCTTGCCGCCATCGCGGCACGAGGGACCGAGGTGGTTCCCATCGCCCTCGACGTGACCGACGCCGAGGCCGTGGACGCGCTGGTCGCCGCCCATGCGAAGTCCGACAAGCCGCTCAAGGGCATCGTCCACGGCGCGGCGGTGATCCAGGACGGCTTCGTCAGCCAGCTCGACGAAGGCCAGATCTCCCGCGTCATCCGCCCCAAGGCGGGCGGCGCCTGGAGCCTGCACCGGGCGGTGACCCGGCACGGGGCGGACCTCGACTTCTTCGTCAGCTTCTCCTCGCTGGCGCAGGTCATCGGCAGCCCCGGACAGGCCAATTACACGGCGGCCAATTCGGTGCTCAACGGCATGGGCTCGTTCCGCAAGAGCCGGGGCCTTGCCGGCTCGGCGGCGGCCTGGGGCTCCATCGCCGGCTCGGGCTTCGTCGCCCGCTCCGAGGCGCTGGGCAATTACCTGGAAAGCATCGGCATGAAGCCGGTGCCGGACACGGAGGCCGCCGCCTCCCTCGGCACGCTGCTGCGCGCCGAGGACGAGAATCTCGGCTTCGCCCGCGCCGACTGGGCTGCCATCTCGCGGGCTTTGGCGCGCACCGCCGGAACAGCGCGCGTGAAGCCGCTGCTCGCCCAGCGCACCGGCGGGCGCTCGCGCATCCAGGCCGAGTTGCTCGCCGCCCCGCGCGAGGCGTGGGACGGCCTTCTGGCCGACCTCATCCGGGGCGAGGTGGCCAAGGTGCTGAAGGTGTCGCCCAACGACATCCCCTCCGACCGCCGCCTGTCCGAGCTCGGCCTCGACTCCCTGTCCTCGTTCGAGCTGAAGAACCGCATCGAGGCCCATGTGGATGTGAACATCCCGGTGGCCAAGTTCCTCCAGACCCCCACCGTCACCGGCCTGTCCGGCGTGGTGGCCGCCACCTTCGAGGCCACCCAGAAGGCCCGGGCAGCCACCGCCGCGGCGCTTGCCGACGGCAGCAGCGGGGCCGGCGGCACGGGCGCCGGCGCGGTGTTCCGTCCGCTGGTGCGGCAGGAGGCGGTGATCGCCCTCTCCGGCCGGCCCATGACCTCCCCGGTCACCCGGGCGGCGCTGGAGGTCGCGGCCTCCCGCGCGGTCGATCCCGCGCTCGATTTCGAGACGCTGGCGCAAGCGCTCGCCGCCCTCTCATTGGCCGAGGACGCCCTCAAGCTCACCGGCACGGCCACCGGCGAGATCGTCGCCGGCGAAGCCCCCGACCTCGAGTGGATCACGGACGCCTCCGGCCTTGCGCCGGTCACCCAGCCGGGACCGCTGTGGCGGTTCGGCCTCTCCAAGGCGGCGGACGGCACCCTCACGCTCCATGCGCGGGCCCATCGCGCGGCGGCGGATGCCCTGTCCCCCCACCTCGCGCTCGCCGCCCTCGTCGCGGCGGCTGAGGCGACGCCCGCGCCGGGCACGCCCTTTGCCGCCTTCGCCGCGACCGAGCGGCCGGCGGATGGTTCCATGGCCCTCGCCGGGCACATGGCCTTCTGGAAGGAAATGCTGCGCACGCCGCCCAAAGCCCTGCCGAGCCTCGGCCGCACCCTGGCGTCGGCGCCCGCGGGCTTCGGCCTCAATCGCGGCGCAGTGGGCCATTTCGACGCCACCCTGAGCGTTCCGGGCTTCGACGCGCTCGCCGCGCCGGACCAGGAAGCGTTCCTCGTCGCCGCGCTGGGGCGTGCGCTCGCTGCCGGCTTCGGCATCGAGCGGGCGCTGGTGGAATGCCATGACCCGGTCCGGCGGGAAGTCCCCGCCTCCCTGATCGGCCCCGTGGGAACCGGCGTGCCGTTGCTGCTGGATCGCCTGGACGCCCCCGCCGACTGGCTGATCCGGCGGGCGCGCCAGCGCCTCGCCGCAGCGCGAAGCCACCGGGCGCTGGATACGGCGGCGGTGGAAGCCTTGCTGGCGGACCGCCTCAACACCGCTGGCGCGGCGCTGCGGCAGGTGGGCTTCGCCTTCATCGACGCCGACGGTGCGGCCCGGGCCAAGGCCCTCGGCATCATCGAGCCACTAGTGGTGCTCACCGACCCGTTCAACGAGCTGCGGCTCGACGTGGTGGCGGAAGGCGCGGGCCTCAGGCTGCGGCTCGCCCTCGACACCGCCGCTTTCCCGGCCGAGACCGGGCGCGCCCTGCTCGATGGCATCGCCACCGCCGTGTCGGAACTCACCGGCACCCCGGCAGCGGTCATCGAGGCGGCCTGGCACGCGCCGGAAGCCAAGGCCCGTCCCATCGTCGTGCCCGCCGCCCCGCCGGCGGCGGTGCCCACGCCCCCGCCCGCGCCGGTGCAGAGCAACGGCGAGCGCGAGGTTCCGGTCTCCCTCAAGCAGGGCATGCTGCTGCGCGCCCTCATGAAGAGCGAGACCAACCACGCCTATCGGGTGTCCTGGACCATCGGCCGCGCCTTCCGCATCTCGCCGCGCGCCGACATCGACCGCATGCGCCGCGCGCTCATGCTGGTGGAGGAGCGCCAGGAAGCCCTGCGCACCCGCTTCGTGGTGGGGGACGACGGCGTTCCGCGCGCCTTCATCCTGCCGCCCGGCGAGCCGTCCATGGCGGTGGAGGACATGCCCGGCGCCGACGCCGCCGAGGTGGATGCCCGCATCGCCGCGCTGCTGGAGGACGAGTTCGACCCGTTCACCAACCCGCCCTATCGCATCACAGTGCTGCGCGGCGCGGCTGATGGCGATGTGGTCATGGCCCACGGCTACCACACGGTGTTCGACGGCTGGTCGCTCGGCGTGTTCGTGGAAGAGCTGTTCCAGGCCTTCCTGGGCATTCCGCTGCCGCCCGCCGAAATGGGCGTCGAGCAATATGTGCGCGAGTTCGAGCGGGCGCTGGACCCGGCCTTCATGGCCGAGCGCGACGCCTATCTGCGCAACCTCTACGGGGACAGCCCGCCCCAGCTGCCGAACTTCGGCCGCAAGGCGAAGGGGCTGCCCTCCAACCTCGACCTCACCCACGGCGGGCCGGGGGCGGAGATGTTCGCCTTCCTCAGCCCCGCCGGCCAGGACCGGGTGCAGACAAGGGCCCGCGCCGCCGGCGTGACCGAGACCGCGCTCCTGATCGCCGCCTACACCCAGACCCTCGCCGCCCAGGGTGGCGTGGACGACGTGATCGCCGGCGTGGCGGCGGCCATGCGCACCGACCGGCGGCTCACCAGCCTCATCAGCTGGGTGGCCGGCACCACCCTGCTCAGGGCGCCGACGCGCGCCATGCCGAAGCTGGAGACGCTGGCGGCCCACCTGTCCGAACAGCTCAACCAGACGCTGCCCTACGTGCCGTTCGAATATGCCTGCGCGGACGGCCCGCTCCACGACGAGCTGGTAGCGAAGGGCTCCTATTTCTCGCTCTACTACACCGGCATGCAGACGCCGGACCGCTTCGCCCGGGGGGCCACCACCTCCGCGCTGCAGCGGCAGGGCAAGGCGGAGGAGCTGGATCTCGGCCTCATCAAGGTGGCGCCGCTCTCGGCGAAACTCTCGCGCTATGCCATCAACGAGATCGACCTGCGCTCCTTCCAGAGCGCCGACGGCCTCGCCTACCGCATCGGCTTCGACCTCACCGCCTTGACGCGGTCCGAGGGCCGGGGCTTCCTTGAGGAGGTGATCGACCGCATGGGCGTCGGCCCCGATGGGGTGGCCTCCATCGTGGATACCGACGCGGAGGAGGAGACCGCGTGA